Part of the Methanococcus voltae genome, GTTTAATCCATGATCCTTTAAGTGTGTTTTAACAATACTGCAAAGATAATCATCTTTTGAAACAATTCCGTGTGGATAAATAAATACTTTATTCTCAATGTTAATTCTTGGATAGTCTATTTCTAAAGTAACATCGTCCAATAGACATTTTTTCAAATATTGAGTTGTTTTTGTTAAATTCATCAACGTAGGTTTTTTATACGGAGGATTATTCTTAGGAAGTCTCCAAACAGTTCCGTAGTACGAAATATAATCTGGATTTACCAAAATTACAGTTTCTCCGTAAATTTCCATCAAGAGTGTCCAAGAAAACACCCCTCTACTAAAACCCAATAATCTTCCTAAATACGAAGTTTTAGGATTTTTATAGGTTACTTTCAATGTACGTCCGATTATACGTGACAAAGCTTCCTTTGGATTTATATTTTTAGGATTTGTAGGTAGGGAAGTCTTTGGAATTATATTTGTAGGCATATTTTTCAAGGGTTTTATCATATGTAACGCATTTAATGGGTAAAAATAGTAATGATTTTTTTTATTCAACATTACAGCTCCTTCCATTAAACCGTTAAAGTCACATTTTACTATTTTTCCACGGTATGTATTAAAAGATTTATTGAGTGTAAATTCCGCAATTACATCTTTATTAAGTGAATCTTTTGGTTTCAAACTAAAAACCTCCAAGAATATAATATTATTACTTGTCAATTATAGGATTTATAAAATTACGACAATGGCAATAATAGCGTAAATACCTTTATCTTTAAATTAATTTATATTAATCTCTAAATTTTAACAATAACTTACATTAAAGTGAATTTTTCCTATTTTATGGCTTAAATACTGCTATTATATAAAACAGACATGACACTATCATAATAGATATTACTAAATATACTTTACATAAATATTAATGTATTTTTAATATTTAATATTAATTATTATATGTACTAAAATAATCCAATAAATTTAAAATAACTTCAATTTTAAAAAATAAACTAAAATCAATACCATAAAAATTATTAAATAAAAAATAAAAAAAATTAAAATTAAACTTAAGATTAAGTTTAACTAATTAGAATAATTCTTGGAGTTGGATTTGGTGTTTTCCTAATTTACCACCGTAGTTACCAGCTGTAATTTGTTTAACGCCAGGGATTTTTGTTGCTGCTTCAATACCTGCTTTCATTGCTGCTTTAACTGCTTCTTCATCTACACCATCAATAACGATTTCGTAAACACCGTTAACATCTTCTGGAATTGATGATTCAACACTGTCTTTTAATGTAGGGCACATTTTTTCGTTTGTTGTTGCTGCCATGAAGCTGTATTTAGGGTTTGTATAACCTACCTTACTTCCTGATGCTACAATACCACCAGGGAATGGGGTAATTGTTTTTTCCACATTGTAAATTGCGTCAACAGCAACTTCTGCTGCGGTTAATGCTGCCATGTTTGAGTCAGCCATGATGAAGAAGTTTCCACCAGCTACTCCTTTTTTAATTCCCAATTTACTTTCGATTTTGAAGTCTCCACCCATGATTGGTACTGAATAGATAACTTTTCCATCTTCTGTTTTTTCTTTTGTTTCGTATCCGTCACCGAAGAATTTTAATTTGAAACCTACTTTCAATTGTTCTTCTGCATCTTCCCCCATTGCATCGTAAACTGCGGTTGTTGGTGCTGTTAAAACACATTGTCCTAATCTTTCTAATAATTGGTGTTCCAATCCTGATTTTTTAGGGTGGCAGATTTCTACGATGTAACCAGGTCTTCCGTCTGGTGTTTCTGCAGGTGCTACGTATTTTTCAATACCTGCTTCTGCAGGGCACATGATAACTGAACAAGCGAAACCTGTTGCTTCTGTTGCTGCAACTTTTGCTAATCTTTCAGTTGCTGCTGTTATTAATACTCTTGAGGTCCAAATTGGAAATCCTTCTGCGAAGGTGTTGTCTATTGCTACTCCGTTTAATTCCATACTAACTCCTCCATATGGTTATAATATCTCAAATTATGGTCTAACTATTATTAATAAGTTTTTATTTGATTTTCCTATTATTGAATATTATAAGAATTTTAAACGGTTTAATTTGTAAAATTAGGGTATTTTAAGGTTAAATTATTAATTATATTCGATATTTTTGCATATTACTATTTTTTTGAATTTTTATTTGGATTAGCTTTTTTATTATTTTCGTTATTTTCATTAGTTTTAGTATCTTTATCATTTTCATTTATAACATACAAATTCCACTTCTTTAATACCCCTTTTGGCATTTTTCCAGATTTTACCTTTTTTAAAAGTTCTTCCCTTCCCCCTTTAGGTTCTAGAGCAATATTTTCATTTAGTTCTATCTCAAAGTCTTTTAAAGCTTTTTTCAAATCATCATCTATTGGACAAACTTCAAGCTCTTCTTTAACTTTTTGTGCAAGCTCCAATTGCACTGTGGCTTTATCTTTTTCAAGTTTTATAGGCACTATTAATCTATATTTTTCACTATTAACTAATATAATTGGATTATTTTTATCCAAATTAAATTTATCGGATATACAACTAGTAATTTCCTTAGAATTTACTATTTCAAAATCCTTTAACCTAAAATAATCTCCTGCAATAATATCCCCTTTTGGAAGATTTTTTACAACCATGTCTAAGTTAACTTTAAAATTGGCTCGCAATATTTCTCCAGATATCTTAGGAATACGTTTTTTATCCAATAAGGTGATAACATCCCCCGTATCTATATTGTATATTGGGTAACCATCCATTTTAGATATTAAAAGGTTGCCGTAGTCGTATTTAGAACGTGTCAACAATTCTCTACTATTTTTTCGTTCCAAAATGGGAATTGTTAATGGCATTACGTATTGGCGATAATTATCTGCTTTATTTATTGTGGCTGAAAAAGGCCCTATTTCACTCCCAATGTAAACATTTGTTAATCTTTCCTGTCCTTTTTCCCAACCCATAAAACTTCTTAAGTCATCCCATTGTCTTTTTATCATATACGTAGTTCCTGAAATCAGTACTGCATCTTTTAATTGCTCTTTTAATCTATTTTGCAATTCTTTAACTGTTTTTTCAGGATTTTGCTCAAATTTATTTTTATATTTTATATAATCGTTATAAAATTCAGTGTTATTATCATTATGTTTAATTTTTTTATCATCCAAAGTTTCTGAATCTTTGAGACTTTCTGAATTTTCTGAATTTTCTGAATTATTTGTATCAACTAGTTTTGTTAATTTCACCATATCCTTTAATTCTTTTTCAAATCCTTCTTTTAATTTTTTAGGATTATTCCAGTTAAGTATAACGTTATAAGGTACTGCAATGATTGCGATTTTCCCTAAACTTAATATTTTTAAAATTGTAGATAAAGAATATGCTTTTGAATAATAATCAATTAAATAGTTGGACTTTGGATATAATGCCACTGCAATTCTTTGAGTTAATTCAAAACCATAAAGGCGAGTTAAATAAGTATCATCTAGTTTAGAAACACCGTCAATTTGAAGTCCCGAAGGAATTAAAAATACCATGGCACCTTTATTCCTATTATTTCTTGTATCTCTTAAATCATTTTTAGGGTCATTTGAGGATCCACCATATGGTCTTGTATACCATTCTAAAAAACTGGAATCATATATTGCCCTAATTCCTGAAACCCATAAATTTTCCATTGAATTATCTGTGATTTCAAACCACTTTAGTTTTGATAAATCACCACCTGAGGTGCCCGAGGTATGTATTAATATAGGATTTTTATCAGTTAATTTTAAATTTTGAAAATCCTCATCAGTTGGATTTTCTTTTAAGAGCAAATTACCATCTAGTGAAAAATCTCTTGACTGTGTCGTTTTTTCCATATTTGATATTATTTGATGCTCTTCAATCCCTGTATTTTTAAAAATAGCATCTTCATACTCCTCTTTATCATAATAAAGCCAATTTATCCAATCCAAACCTTTCATACCTTTTATTTTCTTATTAAATATATTTTGAAGTAAATAATCAGTGTCGTATTCTATTTTCAAAATAACCCCCTCCGTTATTTTAATAGTAAATACTTAATAATTATAATAAAAATTTGATAACATATATTAAAATTTATAAAAAAAGCCATTTATTAAACTTATTATTTAAATAAAAAAATAAAATTAAAAATACGAATATAAAAAATGCCATATAAAAAATTTAAAAAATAGAGTTTAAAGAATTAAGATAAATATATATCTTATCTTTTTGCGTATTCAATTAATGGTTTTCCGTTTCTTCTTTCAGATCTAAAAGCATCAACAATTCTTTTTGCAGTACCTTCATCTGCAGAAATGAATGAGAAATTTCTGTAAACGTTTACTTCAGTGATATTTTCTTTTGAAACGTCAGATTTTTCAGTAACTTTTCTAAGTAATCTTCTTGTGTCCATGTTATCGATTGAACCTAAAGCTACAAATAATCTTGAACCGCCATCGTTACTTCTTCTTCTATTATCTCTTCTATCTCTGTCGTTTCTGTCGCTTCTATCATTTCTGTCGCTTCTTCTACCGTCTCTTCTATCTCTGTCGCCCCTATCATTTCTGTCGCTTCTTCTACCGTCTCTTCTATCCCTATCGTTTCTATCATTTCCTCTTCTAGCACCGTACTCGCCGATTCTTCCGTAGGATTTTCTATTGAGTTCTTCCTTAAATAATTGTGAGATTAATTTATCAATGATTATTTTGGAATCTGCTAAATCTACTAACTCATCCACAATTTCTAAGTTCTCAAATTCATAATTTTCTAAATCATCAGCATTTTCAGCATTTTCAGCATTTTCTGCCTGAATTATCTGCTTTAATTTTTCAATTATGTTATTTTTAGTTAATTCAACGATTTCTGTTACATCAGGTATTTTTTCCTTTTTAGCGTCAGATTTTGAGATTTTCATAATGTATTTAAATCTTCTAAATTCTCTTGGTTCTACGAAAGTTATTGCAGTACCTTTATTTCCTGCTCTTCCGGTTCTACCAATTCTGTGTACGTAAGCTTCAGGATTTTGAGGGATATCGTAGTTGATAACGTGTGTAAGTTCGTTAATGTCGATACCTCTTGCTGCAACGTCTGTAGCAATCATTATGTCAATTTTATGGCTTTTGAATCTTGAAAGAGCCAATTCTCTTTGCTTTTGGTTCATGTCCCCATGTAAAGCTTCTGAAGAGTAATTTTCATCATTTAATCTTCTCATTAATTGGTCAACGTCTGCTTTTGTTTTACAGAATACTAAACCATAGAAGCCAGGTTCTTTGTCGATTATTCTTCTTAATAATTCAAATTTATCATGTTCTTTAACTTCATAATAGATTTGTTCAGTTAATTCGGTTGTTAAAGCCTTACTTTTAACTTTAATTGTTTCATATTCTCCCATGTGAAGTTCTACGAGTTCCATGATACTTTTAGGAAGTGTTGCTGAGAAAAGTAATTTTCTACAGTCTGGTTTACATTTACTCATAATTTCTTCAACATCGTCGATAAAACCTAAATTGAGCATTTCGTCAGCTTCGTCGAGTACTAAAAAGTCAATATCGTTCAACTTAAGTGTTCTTCTACCTAAGTGGTCGATTACTCTTCCCGGGGTACCAATTACTATGTCAACGCCATTTCTCAACTTGTTTATTTGTTTTTCAATGCTTGAACCACCGTAAACAGTGCACAATCTTAATCTATTACCGTTGTTTACAGAATCTATCTCATCGTGAACTTGCAAAGCCAATTCTCTTGTAGGTGTTAAAATAATAGCTTTTACAGCTTTTTTATTTTTTCTACCTTCTTCTTGTATTTTTTCTTGTATTTTTTGGAGTATTGGTAGACCAAATGCGAGTGTTTTTCCAGTTCCTGTTTGTGCTTGTCCAACTACATCCAATTCTGTGTCTAATACTATAGGTATTGCTTTTTCTTGTATTTGAGTAGGTTCCTTGAATCCTTTTTCGTCAAGCCTTTCTAATATGCTTTCAGATATGTTTAAATCTCTAAATTCCATGTTTATCCCTTGTTTATTAATAGATTTCCTATCTATTAATCTAGTTAATTTTAATTATTTGTTTTTAAGTTTAGATTGTAAGCCCATTTGAGTTTCTGGTTTATACTAGTCCTTATAACCATTATGGCTATTGTATCTAATTCGGCTAAAGTAACCTAAAACTCCTTGATTTTATTGACATAATAAACATAGATAAGAAACTTGACGTTAGGGTGTCAATATTGCATACCATAATACTAGAATGATGTAATCATATGATGATATAATTAACATACTAATGCCGTTTGCATAATAATTAATAAACGTTTTATATCTCAATAAAATCGTGTTTTATGAAAAATTAATTCATTTTTAATTTAATCCATAAAATTA contains:
- the fhcD gene encoding formylmethanofuran--tetrahydromethanopterin N-formyltransferase, whose translation is MELNGVAIDNTFAEGFPIWTSRVLITAATERLAKVAATEATGFACSVIMCPAEAGIEKYVAPAETPDGRPGYIVEICHPKKSGLEHQLLERLGQCVLTAPTTAVYDAMGEDAEEQLKVGFKLKFFGDGYETKEKTEDGKVIYSVPIMGGDFKIESKLGIKKGVAGGNFFIMADSNMAALTAAEVAVDAIYNVEKTITPFPGGIVASGSKVGYTNPKYSFMAATTNEKMCPTLKDSVESSIPEDVNGVYEIVIDGVDEEAVKAAMKAGIEAATKIPGVKQITAGNYGGKLGKHQIQLQELF
- a CDS encoding DEAD/DEAH box helicase; amino-acid sequence: MEFRDLNISESILERLDEKGFKEPTQIQEKAIPIVLDTELDVVGQAQTGTGKTLAFGLPILQKIQEKIQEEGRKNKKAVKAIILTPTRELALQVHDEIDSVNNGNRLRLCTVYGGSSIEKQINKLRNGVDIVIGTPGRVIDHLGRRTLKLNDIDFLVLDEADEMLNLGFIDDVEEIMSKCKPDCRKLLFSATLPKSIMELVELHMGEYETIKVKSKALTTELTEQIYYEVKEHDKFELLRRIIDKEPGFYGLVFCKTKADVDQLMRRLNDENYSSEALHGDMNQKQRELALSRFKSHKIDIMIATDVAARGIDINELTHVINYDIPQNPEAYVHRIGRTGRAGNKGTAITFVEPREFRRFKYIMKISKSDAKKEKIPDVTEIVELTKNNIIEKLKQIIQAENAENAENADDLENYEFENLEIVDELVDLADSKIIIDKLISQLFKEELNRKSYGRIGEYGARRGNDRNDRDRRDGRRSDRNDRGDRDRRDGRRSDRNDRSDRNDRDRRDNRRRSNDGGSRLFVALGSIDNMDTRRLLRKVTEKSDVSKENITEVNVYRNFSFISADEGTAKRIVDAFRSERRNGKPLIEYAKR